DNA from Equus asinus isolate D_3611 breed Donkey chromosome 17, EquAss-T2T_v2, whole genome shotgun sequence:
GTCTGCCCTTCCCTCCAGGGCCCTCTAAGACCCTTAAAGCATCAGAGAGCACCTGGAAGGAGAAGCTTGTACTGGCCCGGGGCCCCAGCCTGGCAGCTCTGACTGAGGGCCCCAGTCTGACCAGCACTCTGGCATCTCTCCCTGAGGCACAATCCTAGAGGGCCCACCCCCTGGTGCAGGACCTCTCCCCTGGGCCTCACTCTCCTCCCAAAGCAGAGGGAAAAGCCCAGAAGTGGGCATTCGGGGCTGAAGGCCTCACGGGGTGGGAGGTGGCTCCACTCACACTAGGAGCATCGAAAGGCTTGGTGGTCACTATTGGGGCCCTCGAGGCCCAGGAGCGCACACCTGAGCCCTTCACTGCTGCGGCCCTGGCGTCCCTCCTTTGTTGTGTCAATATTGACTGGAGTGAGGGAGTAACGCTGGTTTCTTGAGGATGAACCAGGCACCTGTACCCAGGGGCTACATTCCTTTCTTTGGTCTGAAGGGGAAGCTTGAGGAGCAAGGATGAAGCTGGGCCTGCCAAGCTCGTGCTGAGTGAAATCTCACAAGGCCAGGAAAGCACTTGCAGGTAGACTGATGATGTGCTCCCAGACAGGCCGTGAGCACCCCAGGGCCCCGTTCAGGCCCCCAGAACCCACTTCCCTGCCTGGGAGCCTCTGCAGTCTCTTCTGCCTGGTCAACAGCACACGCCCCTCCCAGGGAGGAAGCCGGCCGAGGTGGAGGAGACTGGAGGCTCAGCCTGGCTCTGATGAGGCAGTGTGGGAACCTGGGCAGCTCTCTTTCCAGGCCGAGTTCGAAAGGCTGAGAAAGTCAGCTGTGGACCCCAGAGTACACATCTGGGGgcgggaggagtgggggaccGGGTGAGACCGGGCCTCTGATGATGACGATTTTTAGAATCCCCGGAAGTGTTGGCAGTGGAGGACATGTCTGTCGTGCTCTCCAGGGAGCAAGGCTGGGAGAGTAGACAGTGGATGGGGACAGAAGAGCAACTCGGCCCAGGCAGTGGGCTCTATGGGACTCCTACCTGGCCCATGGGTGCCGTCATCCAAGCTGCCAAGCTGTTTGTCCCAAGCCTTCGTGACCCGAGGCAGCATCCTGCCAGGCCATTTGTCCCAGAAAGCAAGCAGGTGTGGGCGAGTCCTCTGGGCATGGGGAGGACGGGCGCCAGGTGTGGCTGTTATTGATGTCAGGGTTCCTTTTTAATGCCGTTCACTTTTACCAAGTGTCGGTTGAGCCCCAGAGGGGTGCCCAGCCCCTCACGGGACAGGAGGGTGGGAGCAGAAGCATAGTTCCCAGCTGGCCAGGGCCGTCGTCCCCGGTGTGAGGGCTGAGGTACACCGTTTTGACTTCATTGTGGCAGGGGATGAAAAGCGGCTGGGCAAGGGGGAAAAGATACTGCCTGAGAGACAAACTTGGCATTCACAGAATGGAAACAACAGGTCGCCGTTATATTTCCAGGGCTGCCCGCCTCTGCCAGTTGGCTGGCACTGGCTTGCTTTCCGGCACTGCTAGCTGACCTGCTGGGACTGGAGGAGACGGGCACAGGGGACCCCCACCCTTCCTGATAAGGATGCAGGGCCACCTAACACCAACCTGGGCTGTGCTGACATACTGGGTCCCCCATTCAGAGCTGAGTTAACCTCCCCCAggtcagccccagccccagcctgctgTGGTCAGAGGCTAGGTGTGCTCATGTCCGCTTCACCTGCCGTCCCCGCAGAGCCGGGGGCCAGGCCTCGTGCCCAGCCCTGGTCTGAGGCTGTGGATGGGGCAGGACCTGGCACTCTGTCCAGTATTTGGGCCAGCAGCTTTCAATCCAAGAGAGAGGGGACTTGCTGAGAGTGAGGGAGGAGAGGCCCTCAGTGGGGAAGCTGCTCCAGGCCCATGTCCTCAACGTCATCAGGTGGAGGCAAGTTGGGTCAACAGCAGGGGAACCCTTGAAcccctgagggaggagggagagggccaGGCTGGTTTGGCCTTACCACATTCCCCAGCTGTGGGTGGGCAATGAGAGGCCACAACGGCCACCGCCTTGCCGGAAACATCTAATTAGGGGACAGAGAACAGCGCAAGCAGGGCCCAACCAGTTCTGCTTCCTGCCTCTTGTCACTCAGTGACACCCACAGGAGCGGCACACCAACGAGCACTCCCTATGCGTGCGGCAGCAGCAGGGACGTGCTCACGGGGGTGGCAGGAAGACAGGTTTGGTGGGGTGGGTGGGATGAGGCCAACATCCCCTCCCTGGCAGCCATGTGGCTGCCCATCCAGCCTCACCTGCCCCGGCTCGGGGTAGAGGCGGCACAGAGGCCAGACGAGGCAGGCCCTCTCCCTGCGCCCGGTTCCCCAGCACCATCACTTCCAGGTTTCTGtgagaggggagaggcaggcccGGGAAACAGGCCTCCTCCCAAGCTGGCGTGGATCCCCAGAACCCTAACCATGAACCCCCTCCAGTGGAGCAACGGGGCCCAGAGCGACCACTCGTTTTGAGCGCAAACCCGTTAGTCCTCACCGGCTGTCACTCCTCCCTCTGCTGCTCTGTGTGCAGGCAGGCGGCATAGCCCGGCTCCAGCTTTCGGGAGTCTTCCTCACGCTCTCCGGTACTGAAAGACAGAAGAGGATAGAGGTTCCTGTCTGTCTCTACCTGGAGTGAGAAATGACAATTGTCATTCAGCTTAGAGTTCTCTGCCAAGATCTCCAATAGCTGGGAAACTGGCATCAGAAGCCGCCAACAGTGACGCGCCCCTGTCCTCCCCCGGCCCCATCCCACGAGCATAGACAGCCGCCACTGCAGGAAGACAAGAGGGACCCCAAGGCCTGGAGGGCCTGGGCCTCACGTCCACACCAGCTcagaggccaggccagggccaGGCGCTGGTGAATCAACTCCCAGAATGAGGTGGCTCATTAAAGTCCCTGGACAGACGGACGCCAGTGCCAGCAGAACGAGTTCTGGGCGGCGGGCAGGCGCGTTCTTTCCATCAGACCTTTGTTGTGTTTTGAGGGGGCGAGAGCCGGGGCCTCTCCCGAAACTTCGGTGCTTTCATACTCTCCCTCCTCCATTAGTCCATTCCTCTGCTGGCCCCCATCCTGTCCTCTGCTCAGACCTTGTgtcctgggagaggaggggagggcagctgCCCTCCCGGGGGCTGTCGGCTCCGTGTCCCCAGCTCGggggcagcagctgcagcagggtCTTCCTTGTTCAGGGGTCTGAGACTCTAACTCTGAAGCCCACTCATCCTTTCTCTTCTAGGCCCTTCTTGGTTTTTCCTCCGGAGGCTTGGAAAATGTTCCTAGTGGATGGGTTTTAAGTAGAGCGCTTAgcctttttggaagaaaaatccTGATGGCATTGAAACCTTGGATTGTTTGCCCCAGCTCTTGAGACTTGCCTCAAGAGTCTCAAGACTTGTCTCCTCTGTGTCACTCAGAATTCTTCCTGCTCCTCTCCGGTcaggcccagggccaggcctccccGGCCCCATCCAGTGTGAGGTGTCTGTTGTGGGGAGCGGCCCATCAAAGGGCTGCCAGGTATCGGTGCTGCGCGGGGGGCGGCTGCCAGCCCTCTCGGGGCCACAGCGAGCGGTCCCGGCTGTGGGCGAGGCTTGCGTAACCGCCGGGCAGGCTGCCCAGGAGACTGTTACACCGCATCCACCTGCTGCTCCCTGACCTCCTCCCTGCTCCACCCTGCCTGGCCTGTTTGCCTGCCAAGCTGGGCCAGCAGGAGTGGGAGCCTGGAGCCCTGAAGGGCTGCAACAGCAGGGACGGGCCCACCCTGGGGAGAAGGGGCTGGGACCAGCCAATCCCCCAAGGCCAGAAACTAAATCCGCCTGGAAGAGAGGCCCAGAGTGACCCAGACCACCAGGGCCCCTTCTGGGGCAGGGATGAGTCCTTGGGCTGAGGGCCTCCAGTGGCGCCCTTTGTCCTTGCAGGAGCGTGAAGGAGGCCTGGAATCTAGAGGGACTGGCCCAGGTGGGGCCGGCAGACAACTCTGGCGGGATAATTGGCAGGGCAGGTTCGGTCCTCCCAGTTCCGCTAAGACACAAATTACTCAGTGGGCAGGCCTGTGGGCCATGGCACTTGGCTGGCGTCACCTGTGATTACcttgatggggagggagggaagtgcaGGCGGCCGTGGGCGGGGGCAGCCCTGCTCTGCCACATGCCTACAAGAGGCCGGCTGGAGGCTCGGGGTTCCAGCCAGCTCATGGCCAGGGAAGCTTCCTGAAATCTGACTGAATCCTCTTTTCCCCACCAAGCCCCTCACCTGGCTGTTCTTCTCTCTACAGTCAGCCTGGGCTTCTGCCCACCACAGCCCTACCGGGAGCCAGAGCCATCGGTGGCTGAACCCCCTTCTTGCCCCCTGGCTTTGGACATGAGCCTTCGGGACTCCAGCTACAGTGTGGTCCCTGGGCCCTGCGTGGTGGCCCAGCTTCCCTCTGAAGACATGGGCCGCTTGGCAGACCCCCAGAGCAGAGACCATGGCTTCCTGCGCACCAAAATGAAGGTACTGACCCTCACGCTGTCTCTGAGGACCAGAGACATGTGTAGACCTGTGTCTGGCCCACAAGATGTGGCACAAATGAGACCTAGGCAGAGGCTGGCCTTGGATCTGGGTTGGGGTTTCTGCAGAGAAGTGAACCTGGCTGGGGCACAGACAGGGGGCGGAAAAGGAGAGGAGTCGATCTAAAGTGAGAATGTCTTGCATGAGGAAGAAGTGGTGGGATTCACAAGACATTTGACCCTTTGGAGTCCATTCTTGGGTTGGTGAGTTTCATTTCTGGCCTTACGGGGAGCCACTTCTTTACACAGAAGTCCTAGGAAAAGCGGGGAGACGTGAGGCCGCTTAGCACCTTCTCCTGGGCTGCATTGGGAGTGAGGCCTGGAGTCCGCTTGGTGGTTAACTGTCCCCAAGGTGTGTCCCTGGCGGTGTCCGCCTCGTCGTAAGTGTGCTCCTTCCAGCCCATTGGCTCTCAAGGCCGTGCACCCAGCGCGGGCCTGCTGAGCAGCCCCACTGCGCTCAGCCGCACAAGCAGTAAGGAGTGCATGAGGCAGTGGGGGTGCCCCTGCTTTCAAGAAGAGTGCAAATAGCGGGGCTACCCCTGGCTGCACCTACATTCTGGAAAGCTCCAGGATCTGGAAGCACTTGCCATCAGGGAGCTAGCAGAAGGGTTCTTGCAGCGCTATCCTATGTGCCAAAAGACTGGAGAAAGCTGGCAGCGAACTGCTGTTCCTTCCTCTCTTACCTGCGGAGGCCAAGTGGGTGTTGTAACGGGAGGCAAACCACCGAGACACCTGCTGGGCAATTGGCCAGAGAGCCAGTACAGTGCCCCTGATCCCCCACAGGCCCTTCTTCCCAGCCCTTGGACCCCAGTGGGAAGGGAGGGCGTGGGGAGAGAGCagaggctctcttccagcccCACCACTTCAGATCTCTGTGAGCAAAGACAGCAGATGTGCCAGAGGAGGAGTCCTGACCTAAAGCTCTTGCCTAGCTAGCAACGAGGGGCATTTACCAGGTTTCAGAAGCAGTACAGAACAAGGAGGTGTGGTGCAACAGGGCGCACCCCATGCCCAGGGAGCTCAGGAGGAGTTGCCAGCGACAGGGCCACCCACAAAGGACAGCAACCTCCAAACATTAACAGAGGTGAGGCATCAAGGCCACGTCTCCACTTCTGAATAGATGTGAGATTTTCCGTAAttacaaaagaagtgaaaaatatttatcagcaagAGAGTTACCAGGGTGGCAAAGAGACTCAAACCATACCATGTCAAGTAAACCgggcagctgggctgggctgcgaGGGGATCCCAGGCTCACCGCGGTGGCCTCAGCCTTGGAAGGCTGCCACAGAGACCATGTCATGGACATTTTCCCCTGTCGTTAGGCGGAGAACGAGAACAGAGAGCAGAAACTACAGAGAAAGATTTGGGCTCAGGGAACTTTCTCCCAGGGACGGTTGCTGACGATGAATTGGGCTGTTTCTGTAGTGAGCTGGCTGTCCATCTCTAGCTAGTAAAGAAGGGGCTGGGTGGTGGCCCTGAATGGGGACCTGAACCATTGACCCAGAGGTTCCTTCCAGCCTCACCACTTCATATCTCTGTGAGCAAATGGCACAGAGGTGTGGCCTCTGGAGGGCGGGCATGGCTTTCCAGGAGGGCCTGGGGGCTAGCGTTTGTTCCTCCCAGTCTGCCAACCTGCGGCCCCAACTCCTGGGTATCTGTCACAAACACTGGCCTCACCCACAGGTGACCCTGGGGGACAGTCCCAGTGGAGACCTCTTCACCTGCCACATCTGCCAGAAGGCATTCACCTACCAGCGAATGCTGAATCGCCACATGAAGTGTCACAATGATGTCAAGAGGCACCTCTGCACCTACTGTGGGAAGGGCTTCAATGACACCTTCGACCTGAAGAGACACGTCCGCACCCACACGGGTAAGAGGAGCCCGTGGTTAGAGGCAGACACGACCCGACCCCGCCTGGCCGGGGCCACGTGGGAGCTGCAGCAAGCCTGCTCCCTGGCAGCGGGGGCCTGGGAGGGGTGTTGCGGAGCTCAGGGCAGAGTCCTCCCAGCTCATCGGTCATGTCACTGGAGCAGCCAGAGCTGGGCAGGGCTCCGTCTGTTCCTCTTCCCCGGAGTTAGGTGGCCCAGCCTTTCTTTGTCTAGGAAGCTGCCAACAGGCCCCCATCAGGTCTCTGACACCTGGCCCTGTCCTCCCCGCAGGCGTGCGGCCCTACAAATGCAGCCTGTGTGACAAGGCCTTCACGCAGCGCTGCTCTCTGGAGTCTCATCTCAAGAAGATCCACGGCGTGCAGCAGAAGTACGCATACAAGGAGCGGCGGGCCAAGCTATACGTGTGCGAGGAGTGTGGCTGCACGTCTGAGAGCCAGGAGGGCCACGTCCTGCACCTGAAGGAGCACCACCCCGACAGCCCGCTGCTGCGCAAGACCTCTAAGAAGGTGGCCGTGGCCCTGCAGAACACCGTCACCTCCCTGCTACAGAGCAACCACCACCTCTGAGTGGCCCCACCCGGCCTGTGCAGGCCCCGAGCCGGCTGGGGGTCACCTGCCGGCTGCCTGGCCAGTccaccctcctctgcctcctgccgGCACACTGGTGATCAGGACTGGAGTCCCCGGGTGCATGTGCTTGCTCCGGCCCTGCCCTGACCTCTGCTCACATTGGCGTTTTTGTCCTATGAGCAGAGGCCGCTCAGAGCCTGGGTGTGGGGAGGCTGCCTTCCATTTGAAGCAGCATACCGACGAGACAGGACATCTTACCAGAGGAGGTATGTGAGGGTGACCCTGTCGCCTGCCGCCTCTGGAGTGCAGGGCTGAGGCTGCATGTCCCCGTGGCTGTGGCCAGCAGAGTCAGGAGTACTGCAGAGAGCACCCTGCAAACAACAGCGGTGGGCGAGCTGGCGGCTGCCTGCCTGGCAGTGTTTCTAATGCCCAGGGCCGCGGGGGGCTCTGCCCTTCAGACAGGGAGATGCACAGCTGtagatgtgtgcacacacacacacacacacacacacacacacacaggaggccTTTCCACGTATCATCTCATCCTTAAGAAATCACTACAAGGTGCCAacaaggttttatttcctttttttaacgaTAACAAATGTAcagatattaatatatttttggtGCTGATGGCATAAGTATTTTTAAGCGAGGATGGAGCTGGCTTTTCTCCCTCCCATGCAATTCTATTTATCCCGGACATTTCACACCTCCTCTGTGCCTTGGTTCTGCGGAGGCTGCGCTGGCCCCCGCCATCCTTTGTACCTCCTGAGATGTTTAACCTAAGACCTTCCTCCGGCCCGGCCTGGAGGATGCACTGTGCTTTCTGTCCTTCCCCGTCTGCTGGGACAGCACCTCCTGTCTTCTGTTCTTCCCTCCCCTGtggctctgcctccctcc
Protein-coding regions in this window:
- the OVOL1 gene encoding putative transcription factor Ovo-like 1 is translated as MPRAFLVKKPCVSTCKRNWSELPDEERGEIYVPVSLGFCPPQPYREPEPSVAEPPSCPLALDMSLRDSSYSVVPGPCVVAQLPSEDMGRLADPQSRDHGFLRTKMKVTLGDSPSGDLFTCHICQKAFTYQRMLNRHMKCHNDVKRHLCTYCGKGFNDTFDLKRHVRTHTGVRPYKCSLCDKAFTQRCSLESHLKKIHGVQQKYAYKERRAKLYVCEECGCTSESQEGHVLHLKEHHPDSPLLRKTSKKVAVALQNTVTSLLQSNHHL